One window of Halopseudomonas maritima genomic DNA carries:
- a CDS encoding DUF4197 domain-containing protein, with translation MKRLLTFVTTLLLASNALALSLSDLSQQDTASGLKDALTQGARAAVEELGQSGGFSDNPQLRIELPGKLGAASRTLKMMGMGGQLTQLEDSMNRAAEAAVPQAQDILVNAISSMSLGDAKTILTGPADAATRYLEGSSREQIKALFLPVVKQATDQVGLAQQYNAFAQQAAGFGVVEQSSANIENYVAEQALDGLFEVIAEQEASIRQDPAAAATSVARKVFGVL, from the coding sequence ATGAAGCGACTGCTAACCTTTGTTACTACCCTGTTGTTGGCCAGCAACGCACTGGCGTTGTCCTTGTCGGACCTTAGCCAGCAGGATACCGCCAGCGGCTTGAAGGACGCCCTCACCCAGGGCGCGCGCGCCGCCGTAGAAGAGCTAGGCCAGTCCGGTGGTTTCAGCGATAACCCACAGCTGCGTATCGAGCTGCCGGGCAAGCTGGGGGCGGCCTCGCGCACGCTCAAAATGATGGGCATGGGTGGCCAGCTTACGCAGCTGGAGGACAGCATGAACCGCGCCGCTGAGGCCGCGGTTCCTCAAGCTCAGGACATTCTGGTTAACGCCATCAGCAGCATGAGTCTGGGCGATGCCAAAACCATTCTGACCGGCCCTGCTGATGCGGCCACCCGCTATCTGGAGGGCAGCAGCCGAGAGCAAATCAAGGCGCTGTTTCTGCCGGTGGTCAAGCAAGCCACCGACCAGGTCGGGCTGGCTCAACAGTACAATGCCTTTGCCCAGCAGGCCGCCGGCTTTGGGGTGGTTGAGCAAAGCAGCGCAAATATCGAGAACTACGTAGCCGAACAGGCGCTGGACGGTCTATTCGAGGTCATCGCAGAGCAGGAAGCCAGCATCCGCCAAGACCCGGCGGCCGCAGCCACCAGCGTGGCGCGCAAGGTCTTTGGCGTGCTCTGA
- a CDS encoding spinster family MFS transporter has translation MSAVIGGENKGHGQLAGYGSKAYRNYVLLALTLIYILNFVDRALLAVVGPDLVPDLKITDTQFGLLTGFGFALLYTAVGIPLARFADVGHRVWIMTVCVALWSLMTAACGLATEVTIGSITIGAFWILLICRVGVGIGEAGCTPPANSLIADYFIPRERSQALGFYAMGVTLGTMFANLIGGWVTDMFDWRTAFFVVGLPGLLVAIVFKLTVKEPPRGYTDPPKTETKERANLKEAIHELMGKPAFWLMTAGATIAAFCGYGISSFQSLFLVRTYEITAGQAAIWINTPVALSAAIGTFATGWLATRIYKKHPGAIAWVPAAGLTLSVPFYIFAFTTDSLLYAAIGLVIGGFVKYGYLAAQYTIGQGVVSMRVRAMATAVMLLLVNLLGYGFGPLFIGAVSDIFFTSGVAELGVAAGELARNQCHPAVVGQLSENLQQVCGQVYAQSLQTSMVIMACLYAVSGLCFLLTWRRLDKDMVDRQGEKPATA, from the coding sequence ATGAGTGCCGTCATTGGCGGAGAAAACAAGGGGCACGGCCAGTTGGCCGGCTACGGGTCCAAGGCGTACCGCAACTATGTGCTGTTGGCGTTAACCCTGATTTACATCCTGAACTTCGTCGACCGCGCCCTGCTTGCGGTCGTCGGCCCCGATCTGGTGCCGGATCTCAAAATTACCGATACCCAATTTGGGCTACTCACCGGCTTCGGTTTCGCTCTGCTTTACACCGCCGTGGGTATCCCGCTGGCGCGCTTTGCCGATGTTGGCCATCGCGTATGGATCATGACCGTCTGCGTGGCGCTGTGGTCGCTGATGACCGCCGCCTGCGGCCTGGCAACGGAAGTAACCATTGGCTCGATAACCATCGGCGCGTTCTGGATCCTGCTGATATGCCGGGTTGGCGTGGGCATTGGTGAGGCAGGCTGTACTCCGCCGGCCAACTCCCTGATCGCGGATTACTTTATCCCCCGTGAGCGTTCCCAGGCGCTGGGCTTCTACGCCATGGGCGTCACGCTCGGCACCATGTTCGCGAACCTGATTGGTGGCTGGGTCACCGACATGTTCGACTGGCGCACCGCCTTCTTCGTTGTCGGTTTGCCGGGCCTGCTGGTCGCCATTGTTTTCAAGCTGACGGTCAAGGAGCCACCGCGCGGCTACACCGATCCGCCGAAAACCGAGACAAAGGAACGCGCCAACCTGAAGGAGGCAATCCACGAGCTGATGGGTAAGCCCGCGTTCTGGCTGATGACCGCCGGTGCCACCATCGCCGCCTTCTGTGGCTACGGTATTTCCTCATTCCAGTCGCTCTTTCTGGTCCGCACCTACGAAATTACCGCCGGACAGGCCGCTATCTGGATCAACACTCCGGTCGCCCTGTCCGCCGCCATTGGCACCTTCGCCACCGGCTGGCTGGCGACCCGGATTTATAAGAAGCATCCGGGGGCGATCGCCTGGGTACCGGCGGCCGGCCTGACACTGTCTGTGCCCTTCTACATTTTTGCCTTCACCACTGACAGCCTGCTCTACGCAGCCATCGGCCTGGTCATTGGCGGCTTTGTGAAATACGGCTATCTGGCTGCTCAGTACACCATTGGCCAGGGTGTGGTCAGCATGCGTGTGCGCGCCATGGCCACGGCAGTGATGCTGCTGCTGGTCAACCTGCTTGGATACGGCTTTGGTCCGCTATTTATCGGCGCGGTTTCCGACATTTTCTTCACATCCGGCGTTGCCGAGCTTGGTGTCGCAGCGGGTGAGCTGGCGCGTAATCAATGCCACCCGGCAGTAGTCGGTCAGTTGAGTGAGAACCTGCAGCAGGTTTGTGGGCAGGTCTATGCGCAAAGCCTGCAAACGTCCATGGTCATCATGGCTTGCCTCTACGCGGTTAGCGGGCTGTGCTTCCTGTTGACCTGGCGCCGCCTGGACAAGGATATGGTGGACAGACAAGGTGAAAAGCCGGCCACCGCGTAA